TATCAACATTTAGCTCCGAAGCAAATCCTACGGTGGAGTAGGAGTGAAATAGTTTGGGAttcaaaagcaataaaaatgacaaaacgGGTGGATTTGAAGTGTTTAATCAAGGCGGGAACTCAGATAACACAGCAGTGTGGGCACAAACAGCATATAAGACAACTGGAAAGAGAAACAAAGTCACGTTTTTCCTGCTCATACACTGTATTGTGAAGGCATGCTCAGATATGGTGAATATTTAAACACAGGTGTAACTAATATAGCCTAGGTGAATAACCtaagtgtttctcaattccggtcctcgggacccactgccctttATATTTtcaatgtttccctcctccagcacacctgattcaaatgatccactcgtcatcaagctctgcagtggcctgatcaggagccattcatttgaatcaggtgtgctggagggggaaacatcaaaaacatgcagggcagtgggtcccgaggaccggaattgagaaacagtGCGCCTAAGTTCAGTGCAACCACCACACTGGCACGGTTCATGCTTATTCCCGAAATAGTTGAGGTGTATTTTTAGGCTAAAAtgtaattattaaaaaaaacttaagaagCATATTACtgtattgtttcttttttaacacaATACCTGTATGAAATGCTACGTTTAATGATGTAACTAAGTAAAAAAGTGTCTAgactttattttgaaaagcaCTCCCGGAAGATTGCATGCTAAATGACAACAAGTAGCTGCACGTACCGAGCACCAGGGATTATCTGTCTGTAGCAGGACTACAGAGGTTAGCTGGTGACATTTCCACCAGCAAATAAAAGTGACTGTGTGGTAGTGTCTTTGCGGCAGACAGGACCTGCGGGTTATTAAACCACACCCAGGAGTTTGGTCGGGCCAAAGCTTAGTGTTTGGCTGGTGAGTGAACTTTATGTGTTTCCATAACACTGCAGCTGCTGattctgtatttgtttttagACGGAACAGTGTGACATATATTCAGAAAGATGTGCAGATCTGCCTCCTGAACGCTGATATGAGTATTTGATCTCTGAATGCTTGCACTTTCAGGTTATTACTTCATGCCATGACAGGTGCTAGCTAGCTGAACACCTCGTATCAGTCATCTGGCGTTAGCCTGCTGCTTGCTGCTCTCCTTTTTGACATTGTTTCTGTACATTGACAGTATAACGTTGTGCGTGACAGTCAGTGAGAGAATAAAGACTAGcagtcatttgtttatttccctttttgttgttgttgctaacCTCTTATGAATATTCATGCTGGGTGTTTCGTTTGAATGTTGCAAAGACTAATTGTATTTTGTTCTAACCAAATCCTAGTTTTTCTCCTTGTCCAAGTTACGATAGTTAATAGCTTTTGGGATTTATGTAAAAACTATCTTAAGATTCACAAGTCGTACGGCTTTACAAGAAACTGCTAAATTATTAATACAGGAGCAAGAAAAGGTGAGCATTTCTGTACACCATCATCACAACCACAGTCGGACAAAACAAAACGCAAGAAGTATTTTTCAAACGTGATTTTTGTTTTACAAACTCTTCCCTTCGTAATAAAGTGTGGTTTCTGTGAACGATACCTTGATTGAATCAACATAAAGAAGCATAATGGAGATTAACAAAGCTGGAAAAGGCTGAAGCATACCTAAAGACTGAAATGTTCATCAATCAACACTTTTAGACATTGTCTGAGCTACTGTGACTCTCTCTACAAGTATTTATTGGATCCTTCTTTCATATTCCCAGTTATGGAATAATGTTTCACAACTATAGGATATTAAAAACTGTCCTGTTGGTTTAAGTGGGTTAAGGTGTGTCCATCTATGTGTGACTGATCCATATCTAATCCGCATGTGTTTTGTCTCCAGGGTTTTGAGTATGGCTCTGCCATTCCTTTTGGTCTTTGCTGCAACTGTGATTCTTATTAGACCTGAGACACCGGTAACAAAGGTAGAGAATGGATGTTGCATACTTGCTTCATTCAGGTCCCACGGCTTTGTTAACTTGTGCATGCCGTTTGCTTACAGGCCCTGCATCAGAACTCACTTGAGTGCTGTGGCGAGAAACAGAGGGTGAACAATTCGTGCTCAAATGACACTCACTGTGAACCAGGTAATGTGACTGTTTTGAATTCGTCACCACTGACAAAGAGCTGCGAAAGGTAGCAGTAATATGTAGAATGCAACTAAGTGTTTTGACCGTCTAACATGATTAGTTCTGTATCTCCAATATGAGATTTGTCAGAGCAGAGCTCCTCTTTAAAGTGTTGAGCTTTAAAGAAATTACACTGAATTAAAGAGTGTGTCAGGTCTTGATTTACTAAGATGCACAGACTTGAATCTGGTTGCAAATGAGAAATGGCGCTGATGGAGAGTCGAGTTTTTTGTCGACATCCTCAAACTGCGCAGATCTACTAACACGGACGCAACCAGCTCATTTCAGTAATGTCCAAAGCAGCCTGCCAGGAGCAGCGGAAATTAGTGTCACCAGCAAGCAGATCTGTGGATAATCAGGACAGGAGGCCGTTGTTTGCCAATAACTCACGTCCGGCTTGTCTCTTCTTCTCGTTCTGCACAGGACGTATAAGCATGAATTTGATTAGCTGTTCAGGCAAAATATTTAAGATGACGATTGCCACCTCACTTGAGAAAATAGGAGCTTCAGCGTCAGGAGAGCCTGAAAACGGACATTGAGCTTGCGTGTGTAGTTCAACGAGGAAAGTCTTTTAGTAAAAGAGTAACTCTGTGCTCCATGTGTGCATTAATTAGAGAAAATGATGTCATCTTGACTATGAGTCTGGGGAGTTAATATCGGACGAAGAGAGCCGCGTTTCTGTGGGCCGTGAGAACACCAAGACGTACTTTTTCTGGTGCTCTTTTAATTAGATCTAGACTTGGACTTGGTTTGGCTCCAGGCCGTGGTCTGATTCTGTTTTCCTCACAGCTGTAGTCATCCACAGgcatctgtttaaaaaaaaaaaaaataaactaaagcaAACTGATtattctttatttctctgtACTCGTTGATAATGGGGATGATGACATTCCTGTGGAATTTGGTGGTGTGTCATTAAAACTTAAACAAATAGGCCTTAaagcaaagaacaaaacctGAAGGGCTACAAAAGTTTTGCTGTAGTGGCGGTTGCATGACTTCTGGGATTGTCTTAGACAGCAGTCAATTGAAAATAACATTGGTTGGCAATGAATAATATGTTCTAATAATGTCTGGTTTTGGCATTACAAATGGAGAATCTCTTCATCCGCTTTCTCTTCCTGCCGGTGTTGCACAACATCTTTGCTTCCTCGGCACAGCAATAACGAGTTATGCTATAAAATCTTAAGATGATAAAGAAGCTGTAAAGAAGAATGTAAATAGTAGTGAACtgtgagtttgtttgttttttttttttttaagaagctTCATATCCTCCCTGTGCTAATGGAACGTTTATCTTTAACTTTAGCCTTTAAccttgggtgtagtgtcagctttctgtaggcctttaagatAATGTGCACATGCTTTATGCctaaaatgaaaaacatttgcTTTGATTGTTAGAAATATGactaaaatttttttttggggggggggattatTTCCTATACCTTCGACTTGATAttgcaagacaaaaaaaaaaatgttgtttttacaaTCATGTCAAACAATGTGAAATAAATCCCACTGAACTCCCCAGGATGCTTCTTTCGTGTCCTGGAGAACAGCAACACTGTCTGCATATTCTGTGACTCGGCAGCTGCGGATCTGGAGAACGTGACGGTCTGCACCTACAGTAAGAAACCTCAACTCCACTGAATGTGTTTCAATAGAGAGAACTCTGACTTTTTAAGATGTGcgtttactttttcttttaactctGATGTTTTGTGCTGTCTAGATTACACAGTGGAGCGTAAAAATCACACAACAGTCACGACTGTCGTTCCTAAAATCGGTAAGAGACGCACACGTGCTGGTGCGAGTTCATTAAGTCAGTATTTATGTCTTGCTTTTTGCTGAAATGTGTCTTAATTATGAAAGAAATAGACCTCTCGTATAGACCTCAATAAGGCGGCATTACGTGGGATTTTAGTTGACATTTCTTATGATGAGCTTATAATGAGCTGTGAGTTTGAAAAGCCCTCATTAGCTTCTCTATTTATGCGTAAGAGCAAATTAAAGGTCaattaacttcctgtttttttttatgcaggAGGCCCAGGTGTGGCAGCTTCTCTGCTTCTGGGAACACTGTTGATCAGCTTGTTCCTGATCCTCTCGGTCGCCTCCTTTTTCTACCTCAAACGCTCCAACCGGCTACCGAGCATCTTCTACCGCCGCAACAAAGGTGAGCGCCGCGCAGTTTTGTCAGATAGAAAAGAGCTGAATGTTGCAGCTTTGCTTTAGTGGaatcatttgatttatttttttatttttcttatataTTTCTACAGCGTTCATATTTCAACCGAGTGAGACGGTAAGTCAGTTTTATGGCTTGATCATACCGAAACATTTTAGGACATTTCAAGCCTCGAGGGAATACCTATAACtctgttttttccccttctaGGCTGTCATGATTCCTTCTTCAACTGGTAAGACGACAACAACGTCTGTAAAATACCCGTTTTCACATTGTGAGCTTGCAGAACAGGTTATGGTATCATGTGAGGCTGTTGGGCAATGCTTAGAGTTTTTGGCATAGCTGTAAGGAGTGGGATGAGCTCTGCCGCAGCCGTTAAATGTCTCATTTAGGCGTTAAAGCGCTTTATAAACCACACAAAAAAAGCTCTAAGTCTTAAACCCAAATATGTCAATTACTTCAGTGTAATTCTTGTGTCTTTGCAAACTCAAAGTTGgttgtgtgatttttttttttttttttttttttttttttttttttttttttttttttttttaatatttctatttcttctttttcagtaAGGAAGCCAAGATATGTCAGAAGGGAGCGTTCCTCTGCGAAATCAACACTGAACAACGCCACCATACCCACATCCGCCACGACCCGAGTGTATAATGTTTAGGAGGAGGGCGGGAGTTGTGGCGCAGGTAGGACAGAAAGCTCAGGAAGGATTTTCAGTTTCCTCAAGATGTGAAGTTTTACAGATTTAAAAGAAGACCGACTGACTGTGGAAACGGTGGCCAAATTTAGTAATAGCTGCTTCTGCTTCATTCGTGTCACTGGGGCTGCTGCTTTTATCCCGTTTTTAATCCTGAGAATGCCGCTGAAAAAGATCTCTATCCACAACTAACCTGTCGGTCTTCGTTGTGCTCTAACCTAACTTGGAAAACGTTGTTCTGTGTTTTATgtgggttttttcttttttggtcacTCAGGATAGTAGCTTGTAGTGTAAACCCCTCTTCTGCTATATTGGCTCTGGTTCTTGAACCGGTTCCATTCAGGATCACTGTAATGAAGGATGTGCCTTGAATGGAGGGCGTTGTAGATCCTCTTCCAATGTGTAGAACATGTTTTCGCCCACAGCATAAGACCACCTCCTATTTTTGCTTCCAGCTGGGAATCTTTGATTTTCAGGTTCAAATCCAGTTTGGTTTTAATTTAAATGCTCAAAAGTAGGTGTTTGAACTGGAATTGAACCATttccacactggtgaaaaaggggtaaaagtttttttttattttttatatatatatcctgTTTCTGAGTCTCAAAATCTAAATGATGGGTTTTATGAATGTATTCAAGTTGTAGTTTGACAGATGAGGAGAAGGAACGTTTGAAGCTACAGTCAGAAGAGCCCTGTTAGCTTGACTttgagcagaggtgctgaaccAAGGAGCAATCAACCTGGGTGTGtagaaagtttaaaaaaacaaaaaacagcttaGTCCAGCATTTTGTTTGCTTTGAACAAACCCagattaatttttatttattccagTCTATGCCTTACTAAGCTAAGCTATAAACTAAGCTTTCTTTCCTCTAAAGCAAGGCCAACTCAAGCACAGTTATGCAGCTGTGGCTTTCGTGGGCCACAGTGGACATTTGTCAGCTGAGCAGGACGGTTTTATGTTTGCGCGATTTATTTTGGGTTTTGTAGCCATGCACTGTGTTTTACCGCATATAAAGAGGCCAACAAAGTAAACGATGCGTCTTCTGTTAAATGTGAACGTGCTGCGGAGAGTAACAGCAGGTGCTGTAATGATAAATATTTGTTTGCATTTGCATTTTGAACTTTTATTGTTGCCATTGTATTtattgggttgttttttttttgcgatcAACCGAGGTGAATGTATGTCACGCATCCAACAGATGACGCAGTGCCATGACTTGCATTCCACACACAGACCCGCTCAGATATGAAAGTGATCGCTTTCAACAATAGAACTTTACGTGCTTCGGGATTTCTGTCATCCTTCTAAAACCTACTGAACTTTTCTTCTTTGAAGTGAATTTTCAACTTTACTACATTTTCTCTAATAACCTAAAACTAACAAATCATTGTGCACTTTATTTATCCGAGGTCTCCAGTCAATGATGGAAAAACTCAAAAAAACTTGTTGCCATCACGTGTGATTGagatctgttgttgttgttgtcgtctATGAAGCAGCATTATTGTTGCATTATGAATACGAGTTGACTAATATTACCTTTGCCAAATGTCTGATGAAAATGGCTCTTCCTGTAATATGCCATTACTGTGATTGCTGTGCCATTATGAGCTTTAAATACAGGCAGGAAGCTTTTAGTCCCTACAAATTTGTGATAAGTAATTGATATCTGAACTGATTATATCCAGTGGCCTTTATTGTATCTACAATCCCAACCAAGTTGTGTTCACtaagtggtgttttttttttttttaatactgtgtttgtgttttattttctttatatgtGGGTATTTGGTTTTAATCTTGACAACTCTACCACTAAAGAATGAGTCATTTCCATTTTCAGTACATGTGGAGCGATCTGAAATGAGCCGGAAAATAGCAGCAATCATTCCACACAAATATTCCTCCTTCATGCATTTACTGATGTAGAGACATGGAAAAgctatatacatgtatatattgtTTTATACAAATGATGTATTGTTTTTTGTAATGATGCACATATTCCAGTTTGAGTGCCATGAAGAAAGTTCAGAAGATGTATGTATTATTTCCAAAAATAAAGCACCTTTCCATATTGAGCTGGCTGCTGTTatttttggagttttttttctttctagtAAGATTTTTGTACactgatcagccataacattgtTTGCCCATTAGACCCTCTGTGTATCATGGAATAGGTCCACCTCGTACCATCAAAACGCTCTGACCAGTCAGGGCTTGGACCAACAACTCTCCAGTTCCCCGTACCACGTGATTAGAAAAAGATCCTCAGAGCCTTGTGGGAAGTGGGGTGGGGTCTGTGGATTGTGCTTGCTTCCCACAGATGCTACCAGATTAGTATCTGTAACTGTGTCTAACATACATGTGAATCCCaggatgcatgttttttttcccagcagatTATTGTATTCTAACAAGAACAGTTACTTTACCCATCAGTGGTTTTAACATTGTGGCTGATTGTTCTAAGCGCATCCAGAATAAATTATGTATTTAGGAGAGTTTGACTCATTATAAATGCTTCTGTTTAACTTCATACTTGTAACAAGGTTTATTTACAAGAATAATTGTCTTTAGTTCTAGGAAGCCTCAGCAATGCAATACGATGGCTCATGAATGAGCTTATAATTCAACACTTAATATGACggttatgttgtttttattattcaAGGCTGAAACCAGAGACATTGATAACTTAAAAATTAAAACTAGATGTGATCATATAACTAGTAATTTCTTTTGAGTTAAAGAGAAAATCCAGTTTGGTAAAATCAGTTCATCTATATACACTTAAATCACAGTCAAAGTGGAGGGGGTAAAACAC
The Odontesthes bonariensis isolate fOdoBon6 chromosome 3, fOdoBon6.hap1, whole genome shotgun sequence DNA segment above includes these coding regions:
- the c3h1orf159 gene encoding uncharacterized protein C1orf159 homolog; translation: MALPFLLVFAATVILIRPETPVTKALHQNSLECCGEKQRVNNSCSNDTHCEPGCFFRVLENSNTVCIFCDSAAADLENVTVCTYNYTVERKNHTTVTTVVPKIGGPGVAASLLLGTLLISLFLILSVASFFYLKRSNRLPSIFYRRNKAFIFQPSETAVMIPSSTVRKPRYVRRERSSAKSTLNNATIPTSATTRVYNV